A genomic window from Silene latifolia isolate original U9 population chromosome Y, ASM4854445v1, whole genome shotgun sequence includes:
- the LOC141630936 gene encoding uncharacterized protein LOC141630936: MNPLKYLFEKPLSGEIARWTMMLAEFDLTFMALKSIKGKAISDYLADFPVSEDKQEAYDFPDEEIFVTDDDYWQLFFDDGAHAPLSVKLDFSVTNNEAEYEACILGLRAAAALRIKNLRVYGDSSLVINQILGKWKVKSEGLTLYQTYLETIQKHFDDPKFIYLSRDENQFADALAKLASMINIPNELENIPLCIERREEPAYCMALDDTVAGDDAPWYTDVLNHHLGRGFPPDSDVRMQRAIKRFATQFILS, encoded by the exons ATGAACCCTCTTAAGTATCTCTTTGAAAAGCCGCTTAGCGGCGAAatagcaagatggaccatgatgcttgCTGAGTTCGATCTTACATTTATGGCTCTTAAATCGATTAAGGGAAAGGCAATTTCTGATTACCTAGCTGATTTTCCCGTTTCAGAAGACAAACAGGAAGCATACGACTTCCCTGACGAGGAAATATTTGTTACTGATGACGACTATTGGCAGTTATTTTTCGATG ATGGGGCACATGCCCCTCTTTCAGTCAAGTTAGATTTTAGCGTCACAaataatgaagcagaatatgaagcgtGTATATTAGGACTTCGAGCGGCAGCAGCCTTGAGGATTAAAAACTTGAGAGTATACGGAGATTCGTCACTCGTTATAAATCAGATTTTGGGAAAATGGAAAGTCAAAAGCGAGGGCCTGACACTTTACCAAACGTACCTCGAAACCATTCAGAAGCATTTTGATGATCCAAAGTTCATTTATCTATCCCGAGATGAaaaccaatttgcagatgctctagcTAAATTGGCGTCGATGATCAATATTCCAAATGAATTAGAAAATATTCCATTATGCATTGAAAGAAGAGAGGAACCAGCATACTGCATGGCCCTTGATGATACAGTAGCTGGTGATGACGCACCATGGTACACAGATGTTTTAAATCATCACTTAGGAAGAGGCTTTCCGCCAGATTCTGATGTAAGGATGCAGCGTGCTATCAAAAGGTTTGCAACACAATTTATTCTTAGTTAA